In one window of Candidatus Zymogenaceae bacterium DNA:
- a CDS encoding HlyD family secretion protein, with translation MRREIAIPLVFIGMGVVAAVIWWLVTAGTVRTDNAKIDGDILYVTSDTAGIVVDIPVMEYHEVSEGETIVEIDPLIGTVERIKSEENLEAFSTLSEIKQQMDTLQDRVSLAEKEYLRNKALFDSGGISRMTLDDKWTTLSVLESQLLTYENLYDMAQNILNITEADTPYIPLKSPIDGYLAQKLVSDGELIVPGEPVCAVVNLDETWVTARIDEDDIAEIAQGQPVKIKIDSYPGETFSGEVTDIGVAASSVFSIIPQDNASGNFIKITQTIPIKISIDARGFILRPGSNVVVIINTKK, from the coding sequence ATGAGAAGAGAGATAGCGATCCCGCTCGTTTTTATCGGTATGGGCGTCGTTGCCGCCGTGATCTGGTGGCTTGTGACGGCGGGAACCGTTCGGACCGATAACGCGAAGATCGACGGGGATATTCTTTATGTTACCAGCGATACCGCCGGCATCGTTGTGGATATCCCGGTTATGGAATACCACGAAGTATCCGAGGGGGAAACCATTGTCGAAATAGACCCGCTCATCGGTACCGTTGAGCGAATAAAGAGCGAGGAAAACCTCGAAGCGTTTTCGACCCTTTCGGAGATCAAGCAGCAGATGGATACTCTACAGGACAGGGTATCCCTGGCGGAGAAGGAGTACCTGCGAAATAAGGCCCTCTTTGATTCGGGGGGTATTTCCAGGATGACCCTCGATGACAAGTGGACCACGCTCTCCGTTCTCGAATCTCAGCTTTTGACTTATGAAAACCTCTATGACATGGCGCAGAACATCCTGAACATAACGGAGGCGGACACACCCTATATCCCCCTCAAATCTCCGATAGACGGATATCTGGCACAGAAGCTGGTCTCCGACGGTGAATTGATCGTCCCCGGGGAGCCGGTTTGCGCGGTCGTCAATCTCGACGAGACCTGGGTCACCGCCCGCATTGATGAGGACGATATCGCCGAAATTGCTCAGGGTCAGCCCGTTAAGATAAAGATCGACTCGTACCCGGGGGAAACCTTCTCTGGAGAGGTTACCGACATCGGTGTCGCGGCGTCTTCGGTGTTCTCCATCATCCCCCAGGACAACGCCTCGGGGAATTTCATTAAAATCACCCAGACCATCCCGATAAAAATATCCATCGACGCCCGAGGCTTTATACTCCGACCCGGCAGTAATGTCGTCGTTATCATTAATACGAAGAAATAG
- a CDS encoding cytochrome c family protein, giving the protein MKSKADIVTLCTLFVCIAVAAAFTYNKEYKFEGASHCAVCHSSSDIGDQYGIWKTSPHSGAYESLFSEESLEYAEEREMADPSKNEQCLTCHLTGYDASFELMGPLYRRDDGVSCEGCHGSGGGYAYFSIMMDRELAVKKGLVASPENTCVSCHSGECPFDVPFEFEPFMERIEHPRPD; this is encoded by the coding sequence ATGAAAAGTAAAGCCGACATCGTAACCCTCTGTACGCTTTTTGTGTGTATCGCGGTCGCCGCCGCCTTTACCTACAACAAAGAGTATAAATTTGAGGGCGCGTCTCACTGCGCCGTCTGTCATTCGTCATCGGATATCGGCGATCAGTATGGTATCTGGAAGACCTCTCCCCACAGCGGCGCCTATGAATCTCTTTTCTCCGAGGAGTCCCTCGAATATGCCGAAGAAAGAGAGATGGCTGATCCTTCGAAAAATGAACAATGTCTCACATGTCACCTCACGGGGTATGACGCCTCCTTTGAACTCATGGGGCCCCTATATCGAAGGGACGACGGAGTGAGCTGCGAGGGATGCCATGGGAGCGGCGGCGGGTATGCATATTTTTCCATCATGATGGATCGTGAGCTCGCCGTAAAAAAGGGCCTTGTTGCATCGCCCGAAAACACCTGCGTGTCATGTCATTCCGGGGAGTGCCCCTTCGATGTCCCGTTCGAATTCGAGCCATTCATGGAAAGGATCGAACACCCCCGTCCAGACTAA
- a CDS encoding HAMP domain-containing histidine kinase — protein MKREKIRIVLMGILLILLGGITYYFHQVRHSGTVFTHLFYIPIILSAYWWKRRGIVVALLLSLLIILSGLLLQNYSSNIEDYIRAGMFLIVSLVAVIAAERIEKINERLNQTEIALAQSEKIAGLGQLAAGVAHELNNPLGIIVMYAHLLRDENSESDTIHEQLDTIINEADRCKTIVADLLRFSRAYTLSFRPVNLNTLLRNVLRRMKIGAGIDVTFEPRRENITIHADKEQLRQAFRNIIQNAIEAMDAGGALRLSIDDDEENAWITIRDSGIGIPPDAMGRIFEPFYTTKRSGKGTGLGLAVSYGMVKMHEGDISVDSNADPMNGPTGTNVTVLLPKHVDKPIQEGVKKTMV, from the coding sequence ATGAAGAGAGAGAAAATCAGAATCGTCCTGATGGGTATCTTACTGATATTGCTCGGAGGGATAACCTATTATTTTCATCAAGTTCGTCACTCCGGCACGGTCTTCACTCATCTGTTCTACATTCCTATAATACTCTCCGCGTATTGGTGGAAAAGACGCGGTATCGTGGTCGCCCTGCTACTCTCGCTGTTGATCATCCTGAGCGGATTGCTGTTGCAAAACTATTCTTCTAATATTGAAGATTATATCAGGGCGGGCATGTTTCTTATCGTCAGCCTTGTTGCAGTGATCGCTGCAGAAAGAATTGAAAAAATAAATGAAAGACTGAATCAAACCGAAATTGCATTGGCACAATCCGAAAAAATCGCCGGACTCGGACAACTGGCTGCGGGGGTTGCTCACGAACTCAACAATCCCCTCGGCATCATAGTGATGTATGCACATCTGCTGCGGGATGAAAATTCAGAAAGCGATACCATTCACGAACAACTCGATACGATAATCAACGAGGCGGATCGCTGCAAAACCATCGTGGCCGACCTGTTAAGATTCTCAAGGGCGTATACCCTTTCCTTTCGACCGGTCAACCTTAATACTCTTCTGCGTAACGTATTACGGAGGATGAAGATAGGCGCCGGGATCGATGTGACGTTCGAGCCCCGTCGGGAAAACATCACCATACATGCAGATAAAGAACAACTCAGACAGGCGTTTAGAAATATCATACAAAACGCAATAGAGGCGATGGATGCCGGCGGAGCATTACGTCTGTCTATTGATGACGACGAGGAAAACGCCTGGATTACCATACGCGATTCAGGCATCGGGATTCCACCCGATGCAATGGGCCGTATTTTTGAGCCGTTTTATACGACAAAGCGTTCGGGAAAAGGGACCGGATTGGGGCTTGCGGTAAGCTATGGAATGGTCAAAATGCACGAAGGCGACATTTCCGTCGATTCAAACGCCGATCCCATGAACGGCCCCACGGGAACAAACGTAACAGTGCTGCTTCCGAAACATGTAGACAAACCGATACAGGAAGGTGTGAAAAAAACGATGGTCTGA